A part of Neoarius graeffei isolate fNeoGra1 chromosome 22, fNeoGra1.pri, whole genome shotgun sequence genomic DNA contains:
- the si:dkey-14o18.2 gene encoding neuronal pentraxin-1, with protein MAKDTNIAIWVFPLIFSENRQRGQMFQGLCPLPLPLYSLFILSVLSSVGLSNVPGIEYDWGAHPKLVCMPLPADADPSCFPPDGVTHGPSINGHNNGHGNSHSNGHRKGHFVGGLPNSPTGSSSRRAISDEAKSTILHLRESLVRQKETILDQRETIRELTAKLTLCEGFGRGASGHHNEEHHGHHGSHHSSHHSDHSDPHYPLNGYHNDHHRGKSPFLGKHGPSPEQAEKTLQALKERLENLQARNSSSTYSSSLKDLLQRKISALEEQLHHHYDSHRDYDNHKSHPGHGHVDNHHDDHHGDPHDDHDNNRHYGQHYSHYYGHHYDQLSTHHNDNDNHHDNHHNNHNDDHHDDHHDSSKNEHHDDHHFDSHDIGHHGNNDHAHQHHSPVKSTVSRARDVYNKLDSVLSHFYHRSPERGNHKRPKNPDGFQIGFPMHTNYMYGRIKRTLLNEIFALTVCLWLKGGSGPGIGTPFSYSVPGQANELVLIEWGNSPIELLVNDKAVTLPLSLQDSKWHHLCVTWSTRDGIWEAYQNGVKRGSGENLSPWHPIKPGGVFILGQEQDTLGGRFDATQSFVGEMSDLQLWSRVLNSQEIDNQASCSNHLTGDVIAWSESILELHGGVTKYPFDPCH; from the exons ATGGCTAAGGACACAAATATAGCCATTTGGGTTTTTCCATTGATATTCTCAGAGAATCGGCAAAGGGGTCAAATGTTTCAAGGACTTTGTCCTCTGCCTCTACCACTCTATTCACTTTTTATCCTTTCAGTACTATCCTCGGTAGGACTTAGCAATGTACCAGGAATAGAATATGATTGGGGAGCTCACCCCAAGTTAGTTTGCATGCCTCTACCTGCAGATGCTGATCCAAGTTGTTTTCCCCCAGATGGGGTTACTCATGGCCCTAGCATTAATGGACATAACAATGGTCATGGCAATAGCCACAGTAATGGACATAGGAAGGGACATTTTGTTGGTGGCTTGCCTAACAGTCCTACTGGCAGCAGTAGTCGACGGGCCATATCTGATGAAGCAAAATCTACAATTCTGCACTTGAGGGAAAGCCTAGTACGTCAGAAGGAGACCATTCTGGATCAGAGGGAAACTATACGGGAGTTGACTGCAAAACTGACACTCTGTGAGGGCTTTGGgagaggtgcgagtgggcaccacaATGAAGAACACCATGGACATCATGGCTCTCACCATTCTTCACATCACTCTGATCATTCTGATCCCCACTATCCCCTCAATGGGTACCACAATGACCATCATAGAGGAAAGTCACCATTTCTGGGGAAACATGGACCTTCCCCAGAGCAGGCAGAGAAGACCTTGCAGGCTCTTAAAGAAAGGCTGGAAAATTTACAG GCAAGGAATTCATCCAGTACCTATTCTAGTTCACTGAAAGACCTTCTGCAGCGCAAAATTAGTGCACTTGAAGAACAGCTTCACCATCACTATGATAGTCACCGTGACTATGATAACCACAAATCCCATCCTGGGCATGGCCATGTTGATAATCACCATGATGACCACCATGGAGATCCCCATGATGATCATGATAACAACCGCCACTATGGTCAACATTACAGTCACTATTATGGCCATCATTATGATCAACTCAGTACACACCACAATGATAATGATAACCACCATGATAACCATCATAACAATCACAATGATGACCATCACGATGACCACCATGACAGCAGCAAGAATGAACACCATGATGACCACCATTTTGACTCCCATGACATTGGTCACCATGGCAACAATGATCACGCCCACCAGCACCATAGCCCTGTTAAGTCAACAGTGTCTAGAGCACGTGATGTCTACAATAAGTTggattctgtgctgagccatttCTATCACAGGTCTCCAGAAAGAG GAAACCACAAGAGACCTAAGAATCCCGATGGCTTTCAAATCGGATTCCCCATGCACACTAACTACATGTATGGCCGGATCAAGCGTACTCTTCTCAATGAAATTTTTGCCCTAACTGTCTGCCTCTGGCTAAAGGGGGGTTCAGGCCCAGGAATAGGCACCCCTTTTTCTTACTCTGTTCCTGGCCAGGCTAATGAGCTTGTCTTAATTGAATGGGGCAACAGTCCAATAGAATTACTGGTGAATGACAAA GCTGTCACTCTACCGCTCTCTCTACAAGACAGTAAATGGCACCATCTTTGTGTGACTTGGTCGACTCGGGATGGCATATGGGAGGCTTATCAGAATGGAGTGAAAAGGGGCTCTGGAGAAAATCTGTCCCCCTGGCATCCCATAAAACCAGGAGGAGTCTTTATACTGGGACAGGAGCAG GATACTCTTGGTGGCCGGTTTGATGCCACACAATCATTTGTTGGAGAAATGTCAGACCTACAGCTATGGTCACGTGTTCTTAACTCTCAAGAGATAGACAACCAAGCCTCTTGTTCCAACCACCTCACTGGAGATGTTATTGCTTGGAGTGAATCCATTTTGGAACTTCATGGAGGGGTTACCAAATATCCCTTTGACCCTTGTCACTAA